The genomic stretch GGGGAACGCCGGCGTGAGGTGGGCACGCCTTCCCGCCTCCACCAGCAGCTGATGCCGGGCCCCTTCGCCGTTCAGGCGGATGCCGAGCGTCTTCCCGTCGAACTGGTAGATCTTCCCGATCCAGAGAGGGAGCAGGGCCCGGAGCTCCTGGACCATTGCCGCCAGATCCATCCCGCTCATGCCCTGCAACGTTGCCATGGTATACCAAACTACATATGGATTCACAACAAAAATTAGTCTAGTGGTTATCCGATGACAGGGGAGGCGAAGAAGGGCGGAGGGGAGCTTCCCGACGGGTTGGAGAAGCAGAAGGCGCACAGGGAGCGGATCGTTCGCACGGCCGTCGCCAGTTTTGCCGGGCTGGGGGTGGGAGCGCTCTCGTTTCTTTTGGGCGGAGAACCGGACGCCGCGACCGCCCTCCAGCCGAACGCGTCCCTCGGCATCATCCTGCTGGTCATCGGTATCGTCGTCCAGCGCTATATCTTTATCGCGCTGCGGATCGATCCGACGACGCTCACGACGAAAGACTGGTTCTATCAGGGTTTCATGACGTTCGCCTTCTGGTACATCGCATGGACCGTTCTCCTGACTCCTCTCTATTTTAACCTCTGAACCGTTGTCCGCGAGGAAGTGCCATGCGAATTGCCGTCATTCACCGGGAACGATGTCATCCCAGGCGGTGCGGCACGGAGTGCATTCTCTACTGCCCGCGGGTCCGGACCGGAGACGAGACGGTCCTGATCGGGGAGCACGGAAAAGCGGTTATTTCCGAGGAATTGTGTGTCGGGTGCGGCATCTGCGTCAAGAAGTGCCCATTCGAGGCGATCGACATCGTCGGGCTCCCCGAGGAGCTGGAGCACCCGACACACCGCTACGGTCTCAACGGGTTCGTCCTCTACGGGCTGCCTGCCCCGGTGGAAGGCAAAGTTACGGGAATCCTGGGTGCGAACGGTATCGGCAAGAGCACCGCCATCAGGATCCTCACCGGTCAGCTCCAGCCCAACCTGGGGCAGCTGGAGGAGAGACCGGACTGGAAGGAGATCCTGAAGGAGTACACCGGCACCGCGCTCTTCGAGTACCTGCAGCGTGTCGCGCAGGGAGCTGTAAAAACGGCGCAGAAGCCGCAGTACATCGACCAGATCCCCCGGGTCTTCCAGGGGAGTGTGGACGCGCTGCTGCGCACCACCGACGAGCGGGGGAAGCTCGAGGAGTACATCGATCGCCTCGCCCTCCGCTCCATCCTCGAGCGCGATATCGGCACGATCTCCGGGGGGGAGCTGCAGAGGATCGCCCTTGCCGCGTGCCTCTCACGGGACGCGGACTTCTACTTCCTGGACGAAATCACTCCTTTCCTGGATATCTACCAGAGGATGGTCGCCGCCGACCTGATCCGGGAACTCGCCTCCATGCGCCCCATCGTCATCGTGGAGCACGATCTCGCCATTCTGGATATGCTTGCCGACACGGTCCACATCGGTTACGGCAAACCCTCGGTCTACGGCATCATCACCCAGCCCAAAGGCGTTCGGAACGGCATCAACCAGTACCTGGAGGGCTATCTGCACGAGGAGAACATCCGCTTCCGGGACTACGGGGTCTCGTTCGAACGGAGGATGCACGGCGGGGAGGCGGTGCTGGAGACGCTGCTCGAATTTCCGGCGCTGACCAAACGATACGGGGCGTTCACCCTCCACGCGGAGGGGGGGGATATCCGCGCCGGCGAGGTGCTCGGCGCGGTCGGTCCGAACGGGATCGGGAAGAGCACGTTCGCCCGCCTACTCGCCGGCGAAGAGAAGGCAGACGAGGGGAGCCCCGATCGCACGATCCGGGTCTCCTACAAGCCGCAGTATATCAAGGGGACATCGTGCGACACCGTGGAGTTCGTGCTGAGGAGTATCACGAAGCGGTTCGACTCCTCATTCTACCAGCACGAAGTGGTCGAGCCGCTCGCCCTGCAGTACATCCTCCAGAAACCGGTGAACGAGCTCTCGGGCGGCGAACTGCAGCGCGTCTCGATCGCTGTCTGCCTCTCGCGGGACGCGGATCTCTACATCCTGGACGAGCCCAGCGCCCACCTGGACGTGGAGCAGCGGGTGCGTCTGCCGCGGGTGATCCGCAGCCACGCGGAGGCGAAGAAGGCGGGAGTGCTCGTCATCGACCACGATATCTACCTGATCGACATGATCAGCGAACGTATGATGGTATTCTCGGGGACTCCGGGTGTATCCGGCGAGGCGCTGGGGCCGTTCGAGATGGAAGAGGGGATGAATCGCTTCCTCCGCGAGATCGGGATCACCTTCCGCCGGGACAGGAGCGGGAGGCCCCGGATCAACAAGCCGGGTTCATTCCTGGATCGCGAGCAGAGAGCGCGGGGCGAGTACTACTACTCCGAAGCGAAGAAGTGATGAGTGGGCATCGCTCTTCGTCCCCGTCGTAAGATCGGTCTCGATAGATGGTTGTGATAACGGACAGATTCTTGTGAATTGTTCGCACCCGACCAGCCGTACGTCCCGACCGCACTTCTGGATGTGCACCGGATGAGGGCGGCTCCGTGCCGCTCTTCCCGGGCCAGGAGGTCAACGCGACTCGCGGGGAGGGAGGGGGAAGGGGATGCGCCCCCCTCCCCCATCCCCAAAGGTAACGATAGGGCCGGAGAATCAGGGATGCGAAGCTCCGACCGGCGCTGACGGTCCTGATCAATCCCCCTCCCGCCAGAACCGGGACCGTCACACCTCCTCCCCGAGCCGCAAGCCCCGCCATGATCGCCATCGTTTCATCGGACGACTGAGGGCCCCGGGGATGTAAAGGAGCCGGGCGAGGATCAATAGGCCCTCGTGCCGACGAGGGCAATGCGGCTGCCCTCCCGCCGGTGCAAGAATCGTGCCGGGCAGGCGGAACAATCCCTGCATTTCGTGTTCGTTGTAAATTAGAAAATTTATCATACACCCTGAAGCAAACCACCCTATGGTATGCCGGAGGAGAAGTCTTCATATCTGCCCCTCGGGGAGAGACTGAACCTTCTGCAGAGAGAGTTCGTTTCCTACATCCAGAAGAATGCGAAGAAGGTTGAGGCGAACCTGCCTGTCTTCTACGGTTACGTGATCGCCTCTCTCGACGATCTCGGAGGAGAGATCGATGATGCCTCCTATGATGCGTTCATCGATGCGATCTCCGGCAAGCTCCTGGAGGGGTGCGGGCGTGCCGCCGATCCGGAGTTCATCGAGAAGGTGATCGCGAACGCGCTCCGCTGCCGGAAGCACGCCGCCGTCCGAACGGGTCTGGATATCGCCGCGGGCGTGCAGCTGATGAAGGCAGGCGACTACGCCCATGCCATCCCCTACCTCTCCCGGTACGCGGAGGCGGACGCCGCCATCGGAACCGCTCTTGCCTACTGCTACTACATGCTCTCCCTCTCCGAGATCGCCGGCAGCGGAGGGCGAACGGGGGCCCGTCCGGGCGAGTCGGAACTCCTCGCCCGCGAACAGATGCTCCTCCTGGTGGAGAGGGCCCCGCCCGTTCACCGCCTCCCCGAGCTCCTGGCCGTTTCGGATCCGCTGGTCACCCGGGCCTTCTGGCTCATGATATCCTGTGCTCTGGAGTGGTTCCCGAGCGAGAAGCGGTTCTTCTACATGGGGCTGGAGAAGGCCCGCCGGGATGGCAACCGCGAGATGCGGCTGGAACTCCTGAAGATCGCCACGGAGCGTTTTTTTGACGATATGGTCTTCCTTCGCGAGTCATTCTACATCCGCCTGGAGGAGCGCGACGCGATCGGCGCCGCCGGTGTCGTCAAGCAGATGATGCAGCAGTATCCGGAGGATCTCGAGCCGATCTACTACGGCATGAAGCTCTCGCTGCTGACCACTGTTCGGTCCACGTATGAGACCTTCCGGAAGCTGGCGATCGCGAAGGGCATGCCTCCGTATCTCGTCCAGCTGCAGGATCTCGCATTTGCCCTCCTCACCCGGGAGAACCAGAACGCGCTCCGCCTCATAAGGGACCTGAAGAGGAAGCCGCCCTCTCTCCCCTACTACGCGACCGCGCTCGAGTATATCGCCCATGACTTCTTCCACGAGGACGAAAAAAGGGCGAAGAGGGCGAAGAAAGCTCTCCTCGACTCCATCGACCAGTTCTGCCTGCAGACCCTCCGGGTGGAGCCCAGGATTGCGCTCCAGGACTGAGCAGGGGCTGGGCGGATCTCCTTGCCATTGCGCATGTCCCGCTCCGGGTATGCGGATCCCCTCGATGGAGACGCTTTCCAGAGGTTCTCCGGGTTCCTCCCCAGTCCGCCACCTTCTTTCCGGAGTCCACGCCTTCGATGCTACGGGGTCCGATCATCCGCCGATCCCCGACCTTCCCGGAACCGGATCGGGCATTCCGGCTGACATGCCTCCGGCCGGTCATTCTGGTTCTGGGAGCGGGATGGAACCCCTCGCCCCCTCTCCCCGTTCCCCGTCCCGGCAACAGCGGAATCCAGGGACCGAGGATTCGTGCAGGCCCTTCCCCCTGCCTTCATCCCGCGGCACGGCAGACTCTTTCGGCGATTCTGAAACGGTGCCGGGGTCTCAGTGCAATTCCGGGGGATCGGTCCCGCTTTATCCACCACGATTCGGGTCTGTTGGGCTGGATCCCGGTAGGATGGGATGCGGTGCGGGCCCATCGCATTGACGGATCCAAAAGGGATTCGCCCTCCCCTCGCACCGTGCTATCTGGCCCTTTTCAAAGACGGTATCCCGATCAGGGAATCGGTCCTGGCTGGATTCGGGCCCGTTCCCTTCCGATGCCAATCGCCCCCTGCCAGCATATCCGGGCCTTTCGCACCTGGGGGAAGGGGGGGTACTGCCGCTCTTCCCCATTGCCTCATCCTCGCCTGGATACTCCCGGAACAGAAGAGCAGCCGTACGGCTCCTCCATCGCTCGGGCTGTATGGTGCCATCCCGGTTGCGGAGGCAGTCCCCGTCTCGGATGGGCGGATATTCGGGCAGCCGGGGGGAACGGAGTGGACCCCGGGAGATCCCGGGCTGTTCGATGCATGGCTGGCAATCGCTTCAGGGGAACAATGAGAAGAGGTTCTCGAGCCATGTGCGGACGGCAGCGATGCACGCCTCCACGCCGCCGAAGGGTTCACCGGGCGGTTGCGGGACCGCGGCGGCATTCTGCCCGCGATCTGCCTCCCCCGCGGGTTCGCGGTGCGGCGGGGGTGTCACGGGCATCGACGGTCCTCCCGCCCCCTCCGGCGGTCGAATCGGGATCAGCGGGGATCGCTCGGACCAGCCGTAGATGTAGCCAACCGATGCCGGTGTCGTGAACCAGCACCTCCCCTCGCCGTCCAGGAAGAGCCTCCTCACCCGGCTGCCCCAGAGCCCTTCGGGTTTGCCGATGTGGGACTGTATCTGCCCTTCTACCGCGAGGAAGATGCCGCTGTCGGTCGCGAGAAGGAGTTCGCCCGCCGGCGTGCGTGCGACATCCAGGATCTCCTCCGTGCGGGGGAAGAGCGCATCGACCCGGATCTCGATCGTCGGGGAATGCCCCCGCCGCAGGTGGTAGACGTGCGTGCCGTTGAAGAGGAGGATGCCGCCCGTGGGGTCGCTTCGGAGTTCGCGGATGCCGATCCAGCTGCCGGGGAGCGGCTGGAAACGGACAGGTTCGGACCCGTTCTCGAGCACGAAGACGCCCGCTTCACCACCGGCGAAGTAGACCGCTCCGCTCTCGGGATCCCGCGCCATGCTGTATATGTGGTTGCAGGATAGCCCGCTCTCCCCGTGGGGCTTGAACCAGGTCCATGTGCCGTTGCGGTAGCGGTGCAGGCCGGCATCCCCGCTGGCGATCCACATCGCGTCGTCCTGACGCAGGATGTCCTGGACGATCAGGTTCTTCAGCAGCTGCTGGTCCCGGAAAGTGGTGAATCCGCTGCCGTTGTACCACTGCAGACCCGTCGAGTAACCGATCCAGAGCGTCCCTTCCGCGTCCCGCTCCAGCGAGAGTACCCGGTCGCTCAGGATGCCTTCCCCCCGCCGGGAGTGGTTCGGGTGGAGGGTGCGCCAGGAGCCGTCGAAGATGGCGAGCCCGTTGTCTGTGGCGAGGTAGCATTCGCCGTCCCTGCCGAGGACCATGTCGCTCACCCGCACCGAGGGGACCTGGTCCAGCCCGGGCGAGAACTGGACGATGCCGCCCTGCGCGTTCCCGATCGCACAGACGACGAGGCAGAGGAGAACGGCTACAGCTCGATGCATGTGCCGTCCGCCCTTCGAATGCATACCTTCCCGTTCGCGCGCGGATAGTATACGAGCGAGCGCCCGAAGGTGCCGCCGGTCTCTTCGGCCCGGATGCGGATGCGGTGCTCGTGCAGGAGAAGCCGGAGCGCTGTGACGTTCCTCTCGCCGATGTTCAGTGCGCCGCACAAATTCCCGAACATGGTCGATCCGCCCACCAGGAGGGCCGCGACCGATCCGTTCCTGCAGCCCTGCTCCCGCAGACCCGAGAGCAGCACCTCCAGGGCGCTGTCGGCGTACTTACCGGGGCGATCCCGTCTCCCGTTTGCCGCGGGCAGCATGACGTGCGCCATGCCTCCCAGCGACCGGACCTCATCGTGCAGGATGAGCGCCACGCAGGATCCCAGCCCGATGGTGGACAGAGGGGTGCAGCCGATCCGGTACTCGCCGATGCCCACGACGGTCGCATCCCTGCATACTGCCTCCCCCATAACGGACCTCAGGCGGGAGGCTGCAGCAGCCGTTCCAGGATCCGCAGGATGTCGCAGAGCATGGGGGGGTTGGGGAGCAGCATCAGATCCGCGACGATCCGGTGCTCGTCCGATGTCAGCTCGGTTTTGAAGAGCACCACCTCGTTGACGTCGGCAGCCGGATCTGCCAGAAGGGACTCCATCGCCGCGTGGGGCATGTCGATCGCCAGGCTCGGCGGCGATGGAAGCATGACGATGTTGAGGAGCTCCGCAGTGGCGTCCAGGAAGGACGAGACCATGATGTTCCCGATCTCCAGGAGGGCGCTGCGGTCCATCTCCGAGAGGCCGCGCTCCCGATCGGTCATCCCCAGCAAGGTGTTCGTCATCCGGATCGCCGAGCTGCCGGGAAGGCAGAGGAGGACGAACCCTCCGCTGGAGAGCTCGCCCTGGATCTGGAACACCACCAGCGCTGCTATCTCGTCTCCCAGGTGGAGGTGAACGTCGCCGATATCCAGCATGCGGACTTCGGGCACCGTCATCTGTATGTTCGTGTTCAGCATCTGCGACAGGGTGGTGGCCGCATGGGCAGCACCGATATTCCCCAGTTCGTTCAACGCATCGAGCTGGCTACTCGTCAGCGTCATCATGCATCTCCTTCGATCAGTGTGTGCACGTCAAGGATGGGCACAACGTCCCCGTCCCCCGGAATGGTGACCCCGCTTATCCCCCGGCATGTGCCGAAGATGCTGGAGAGAGGCTTGACCACCACCTCCTGCTGCCCGTCCACGGCGGAGACGGGGATGCAGAACCTGCGGCCCTGATCCTGGAGGATGATCAGCACGTCCCGACCGTCCGAACTGCCGAACATGTCCTCCAGGCGGTGCAGGGGCAGCACCTCGCCGCGAACCATGATCGCCTCCCTCCCCCCGATGCGGTAGAGGGATTCGGGTCTCAGGCTGGCGACCTCCACGATGTTGTGGATGGGCAGGGAGCAG from Methanomicrobiales archaeon encodes the following:
- a CDS encoding chemotaxis protein CheC, translating into MTLTSSQLDALNELGNIGAAHAATTLSQMLNTNIQMTVPEVRMLDIGDVHLHLGDEIAALVVFQIQGELSSGGFVLLCLPGSSAIRMTNTLLGMTDRERGLSEMDRSALLEIGNIMVSSFLDATAELLNIVMLPSPPSLAIDMPHAAMESLLADPAADVNEVVLFKTELTSDEHRIVADLMLLPNPPMLCDILRILERLLQPPA
- a CDS encoding ribosome biogenesis/translation initiation ATPase RLI — protein: MRIAVIHRERCHPRRCGTECILYCPRVRTGDETVLIGEHGKAVISEELCVGCGICVKKCPFEAIDIVGLPEELEHPTHRYGLNGFVLYGLPAPVEGKVTGILGANGIGKSTAIRILTGQLQPNLGQLEERPDWKEILKEYTGTALFEYLQRVAQGAVKTAQKPQYIDQIPRVFQGSVDALLRTTDERGKLEEYIDRLALRSILERDIGTISGGELQRIALAACLSRDADFYFLDEITPFLDIYQRMVAADLIRELASMRPIVIVEHDLAILDMLADTVHIGYGKPSVYGIITQPKGVRNGINQYLEGYLHEENIRFRDYGVSFERRMHGGEAVLETLLEFPALTKRYGAFTLHAEGGDIRAGEVLGAVGPNGIGKSTFARLLAGEEKADEGSPDRTIRVSYKPQYIKGTSCDTVEFVLRSITKRFDSSFYQHEVVEPLALQYILQKPVNELSGGELQRVSIAVCLSRDADLYILDEPSAHLDVEQRVRLPRVIRSHAEAKKAGVLVIDHDIYLIDMISERMMVFSGTPGVSGEALGPFEMEEGMNRFLREIGITFRRDRSGRPRINKPGSFLDREQRARGEYYYSEAKK
- a CDS encoding chemotaxis protein CheD — protein: MGEAVCRDATVVGIGEYRIGCTPLSTIGLGSCVALILHDEVRSLGGMAHVMLPAANGRRDRPGKYADSALEVLLSGLREQGCRNGSVAALLVGGSTMFGNLCGALNIGERNVTALRLLLHEHRIRIRAEETGGTFGRSLVYYPRANGKVCIRRADGTCIEL